A part of Solibacillus sp. FSL H8-0538 genomic DNA contains:
- a CDS encoding AAA family ATPase has protein sequence MNEQASFRGIMPVVYNEQEIIDFKGNPLIEALPPILSPEEAYEKLSYYPPYDVQEANLPTHIRYHEIPRINKFFQPVMQHLDLEQRFSRLLRHGYVSRNPRLPDYNRALNGSQDIRSTASSMTLMGFSGIGKTTAIERVLSLYPQVILHEHPLNLIQVVWLKLNCPHDGSLKSLCLDFFLKMDSLLGTNYYEKFGSRRNSISSMVTQMGKIARLHCIGAIIIDEIQHLLATRDNNSEKMMNFFVTLINEVGVPVILIGTMRAKAVLQQDFRQARRGSGQGDMVWQQMKKDDDWDLLIESLWEYQWIQKHTSLTEELNQTLYEESQGIVDIAVKLFALAQGRAIETGAEMITSAAIKQVAKDDLKLVQPMLKALKDGRTSELEKYADIMPMDIEEYLVMRESKIDLRATIQKKKELQAQKRQDKQVTHLETIMSSLIALGIDVEIAQKAATKVLNETENADLPTLMKSAITLAEQLNKPKQKVSKESTGTLLKIVEQAKKNKQSNYELLKEAGYIKSPLDEFAM, from the coding sequence ATGAATGAGCAAGCAAGTTTTCGAGGGATTATGCCAGTTGTATACAACGAGCAAGAAATTATTGATTTTAAAGGCAATCCTTTAATCGAAGCATTGCCGCCGATTCTTTCACCTGAAGAGGCATATGAAAAATTAAGTTACTATCCGCCTTACGATGTACAGGAAGCAAATTTACCAACACATATACGCTATCATGAGATTCCTCGCATTAATAAATTCTTTCAGCCGGTAATGCAGCATTTAGATTTAGAACAACGATTTTCTAGATTGCTACGTCATGGCTATGTTAGTCGAAATCCTAGACTGCCAGATTATAATCGTGCGTTAAATGGCTCACAAGATATACGTTCTACAGCATCTAGTATGACGTTAATGGGATTTTCGGGAATCGGTAAAACAACAGCAATTGAAAGGGTGTTGTCGCTTTATCCGCAAGTGATTTTACATGAGCATCCACTAAATTTAATACAAGTTGTGTGGCTCAAATTAAATTGTCCACATGATGGATCGTTAAAATCTTTATGTTTAGATTTCTTTTTAAAAATGGATTCGCTACTTGGCACAAATTATTATGAGAAGTTTGGGAGTAGGAGAAACTCAATCAGCTCCATGGTTACGCAAATGGGGAAAATTGCTCGTTTACATTGTATTGGGGCTATCATTATTGATGAAATTCAGCATCTGTTAGCGACAAGAGATAATAATTCAGAGAAGATGATGAATTTCTTTGTGACGTTGATTAATGAAGTTGGTGTACCTGTAATACTAATTGGGACGATGAGAGCAAAAGCGGTGTTGCAACAAGATTTTAGACAGGCACGTAGAGGTAGTGGTCAAGGAGATATGGTTTGGCAGCAAATGAAGAAAGACGATGATTGGGATTTACTTATTGAGAGTCTATGGGAATACCAATGGATTCAAAAACACACAAGCTTAACTGAAGAGCTAAATCAAACTTTATACGAAGAAAGCCAAGGTATTGTAGATATAGCTGTAAAATTGTTTGCATTAGCACAAGGTAGAGCTATAGAAACAGGTGCCGAGATGATTACGTCAGCAGCAATTAAACAAGTAGCAAAAGATGATTTAAAGTTAGTACAGCCAATGCTCAAAGCACTGAAGGATGGGCGAACATCTGAACTAGAGAAATATGCCGATATTATGCCAATGGATATTGAAGAATATTTAGTTATGCGAGAATCGAAAATCGATTTAAGGGCAACGATTCAAAAGAAAAAGGAACTTCAAGCTCAAAAACGTCAGGACAAACAAGTTACGCATTTAGAAACCATTATGAGTTCTTTAATAGCGTTAGGAATAGATGTCGAGATAGCACAAAAAGCGGCTACTAAGGTATTGAATGAAACAGAGAATGCAGACTTACCAACATTAATGAAATCAGCTATTACTTTAGCAGAACAATTAAACAAGCCGAAGCAAAAAGTATCTAAAGAAAGTACAGGCACATTGTTAAAAATCGTAGAACAAGCAAAGAAAAATAAACAATCAAATTATGAATTATTGAAGGAAGCAGGATATATTAAATCGCCTTTGGATGAATTTGCAATGTAG